In Candidatus Omnitrophota bacterium, a genomic segment contains:
- the rpsU gene encoding 30S ribosomal protein S21 has translation MSKVSVGEHEPLERALRRFKKKIEREGILKALKARKHYEKPSERKRRKRKMTSSKW, from the coding sequence ATGTCGAAAGTGAGCGTTGGCGAGCATGAACCTCTGGAGAGGGCTCTCAGGCGCTTCAAGAAGAAGATCGAGCGGGAGGGTATCTTAAAGGCCCTCAAAGCGCGAAAGCACTATGAAAAGCCCAGTGAGCGTAAGCGCCGAAAAAGAAAGATGACGTCATCAAAGTGGTAA
- a CDS encoding pitrilysin family protein, with the protein MAAGDAPHAKIELPQETVFRKILENGLVILAKEAPPSDLMAIDITIRAGSATEGEYLGSGISHLTEHMVFKGTSSKGQGTIEREMKSYGGFLNGSVSHDITDFHVTVPIEHFDRTLALLKEMLLNAVFDNTELEKEKSVISKEIKMNEDEPQSALAKALYRTAYLRHPYRFPVIGYEDKLARLDREDLMRYYQRMYVPNRMVIAVAGGGAEKAAETIEREFKNFRAPYYGEPVVAAEPPQIAKRLLDARRPMNLSYLAMGFHSTGVLDRDIFAMDVLAIMLGIGDSSRLNDTLVKEKQLAYYVGAWNYVSEDPGLMVVTAILDDKKIAPAESEILAEIQKVRDGLPDTKELERAKRIVLSDFIFSRQTLEEQASDMSKNEILTGDYDFSRRYVAGIQSVTGEDVRRVAGKYLREENLTTIRLLPVAPGLLKPGSAQAAGRVTGRTSKHTLPNGLRLLLREDPKTPTVSVTIAFLGGLAAETEKTNGISSITSALLLKGTPSRKEAEIKGAIERLGGNIDSFSGMDSFGLTLEVLKGDLDTALDIVKDALINSDFPEEEIAKMKLLTLASIKDEDGDIFEQGVLRSRKVLFGPHPYGMRYKGEETTVMSLTRDDIAGFRRKYCVPANMVISVSGDIEEKAVLERLRSLFGVMDGAAGPDMPGHTVKPASAKTVTYAMPREESLVVMAFNTVGIKDKDIYAFEVLGSIVSGHSGRLFEELRDKRSLAYTLGCLQRHGALAGYLLLYVATVKDKIAETEKALAQELKTLREKAVSDEDLLFAKRELIASRKGLMQTNGFLSLECALNELYGNGFEEVYNYEKGIGLVTKEDIKNAAARYMTPDACVEVVIAPDGVK; encoded by the coding sequence ATGGCCGCCGGTGATGCGCCGCATGCGAAAATAGAGCTTCCTCAGGAGACCGTTTTCAGGAAAATTCTTGAAAACGGTCTCGTCATTTTAGCCAAAGAGGCGCCGCCATCCGACCTTATGGCGATCGATATAACGATACGGGCCGGGTCGGCCACGGAAGGCGAATACCTCGGATCAGGCATATCCCACCTTACCGAACACATGGTCTTCAAGGGGACCTCCTCAAAGGGGCAGGGTACCATAGAGCGTGAGATGAAGTCTTACGGCGGGTTCCTTAACGGCTCGGTTTCGCACGATATAACCGATTTTCATGTCACCGTCCCGATCGAGCATTTCGACCGGACCCTTGCGCTTTTGAAAGAGATGCTCTTGAATGCCGTCTTTGACAATACGGAGCTCGAGAAGGAAAAGTCGGTCATATCGAAAGAGATAAAGATGAACGAGGATGAGCCGCAGAGTGCGCTCGCGAAGGCGCTTTACAGGACGGCATACCTGCGCCATCCTTACCGTTTCCCGGTCATCGGCTATGAAGATAAGCTCGCGCGCCTCGACAGGGAGGACCTCATGCGTTATTACCAGCGTATGTATGTGCCCAACAGGATGGTCATAGCCGTCGCGGGCGGCGGCGCGGAAAAGGCAGCGGAGACGATAGAGAGGGAATTTAAAAATTTTCGCGCGCCGTATTACGGCGAACCCGTTGTGGCCGCAGAACCTCCGCAGATAGCGAAGCGGTTGCTTGACGCAAGGCGGCCGATGAACCTTTCGTACCTGGCCATGGGGTTCCATTCAACGGGAGTGCTCGATAGAGATATCTTTGCCATGGATGTGCTTGCGATCATGCTAGGGATAGGCGACTCTTCGCGGCTGAACGATACGCTGGTCAAGGAAAAGCAGCTCGCCTACTATGTGGGCGCCTGGAATTATGTATCGGAAGATCCCGGCCTCATGGTGGTCACGGCCATACTCGACGATAAGAAGATCGCCCCGGCCGAGTCGGAGATCCTTGCCGAGATACAGAAGGTCCGTGACGGCCTGCCGGACACAAAAGAGCTTGAGAGGGCAAAGCGTATCGTGCTGAGCGACTTCATATTCTCCCGGCAGACGCTGGAAGAGCAGGCCTCCGACATGAGCAAGAACGAGATATTGACAGGCGACTACGATTTCTCAAGGCGCTACGTTGCCGGCATCCAGTCCGTTACGGGAGAAGACGTCCGGAGGGTTGCCGGGAAGTATCTTAGAGAGGAGAATCTTACGACCATAAGGCTCCTTCCTGTCGCCCCCGGCCTCCTGAAGCCCGGATCTGCGCAGGCGGCCGGACGGGTTACGGGCAGGACGTCAAAGCATACGCTTCCGAACGGCCTCCGTCTCCTTCTCAGAGAGGACCCCAAGACGCCGACCGTTTCCGTAACGATAGCTTTTCTCGGAGGGTTGGCGGCCGAGACGGAGAAGACGAACGGCATATCCTCCATTACATCGGCGCTATTATTAAAAGGCACCCCCTCCAGGAAAGAGGCAGAGATAAAGGGGGCCATCGAGCGCCTGGGAGGAAATATAGATTCATTCAGCGGGATGGATAGTTTCGGGCTGACCCTGGAAGTGCTCAAAGGGGACCTCGATACGGCGCTCGATATCGTGAAGGATGCGCTCATCAACTCGGATTTCCCGGAAGAGGAGATAGCGAAGATGAAGCTCTTGACCCTGGCTTCCATAAAAGACGAGGACGGCGACATATTCGAACAGGGTGTACTGAGATCCAGGAAAGTACTTTTCGGTCCCCATCCTTATGGCATGAGATATAAAGGCGAAGAGACGACCGTCATGTCCCTGACAAGGGACGACATCGCCGGTTTCCGCCGGAAGTATTGCGTGCCCGCCAATATGGTCATTTCGGTATCCGGCGACATCGAGGAGAAGGCCGTTCTCGAAAGATTAAGATCCCTTTTCGGCGTCATGGACGGAGCGGCCGGGCCCGATATGCCGGGGCACACTGTAAAGCCGGCCTCCGCAAAGACCGTGACATACGCCATGCCCCGGGAAGAGAGCCTCGTCGTCATGGCATTCAATACGGTCGGTATAAAGGATAAAGATATCTACGCCTTCGAGGTGCTGGGTTCGATCGTCTCCGGCCACTCCGGACGGCTTTTCGAAGAGCTTCGCGACAAGAGATCGCTGGCGTACACCCTGGGATGCCTTCAAAGGCACGGGGCGCTTGCCGGCTACCTCCTGCTCTATGTAGCTACGGTAAAGGATAAGATAGCCGAGACGGAGAAGGCGCTTGCGCAGGAGTTGAAGACCCTGCGCGAAAAGGCGGTCAGCGACGAAGATCTCCTCTTTGCAAAACGTGAATTGATAGCATCCCGCAAGGGCCTCATGCAGACCAACGGCTTCCTTTCGCTTGAGTGCGCCCTGAACGAGCTATACGGCAACGGGTTCGAAGAAGTATATAATTACGAAAAGGGCATAGGGCTGGTCACCAAAGAGGATATAAAAAATGCCGCCGCGAGATATATGACCCCGGACGCCTGCGTCGAAGTGGTCATCGCGCCGGACGGGGTAAAATGA
- a CDS encoding TIM barrel protein codes for MIFSLSTSWNSFRHTSGIDLINEIRSIGFDTVELNFALTEDMVDDVRSLRDEGKISVSSLHNICPLPAGIRPEEASPDCYSLASPDEKERALAVRAAKNTIDWAGRLGAGAVVLHTGRVEMKDRTRELASAAGDAVLEKEIREAMAGEREEKKGGYLGNVIKSLEELIPYAKGPGVRLGVENRYYYREIPLFDEFETLFKRFRVGDLFYWHDVGHAQVFENLGILRHEDLLKKFSGRLLGVHLHDIISPISDHHAPGRGEIDFRMIAPYIKSGTIKVIEAHRQASADDIRRSVHYLKEMGIGDGR; via the coding sequence ATGATCTTCAGCCTCTCCACTTCATGGAATTCATTCCGCCACACCAGCGGCATAGACCTGATAAATGAGATAAGGTCGATCGGGTTCGACACGGTCGAGCTGAACTTCGCCCTGACCGAAGATATGGTGGACGACGTACGGTCTCTCAGGGATGAGGGGAAGATATCCGTTTCCAGCCTGCACAATATATGTCCGCTCCCCGCCGGGATCAGGCCGGAAGAGGCCTCGCCGGACTGCTATTCGCTTGCGTCGCCCGACGAAAAGGAACGCGCCCTTGCGGTCCGTGCGGCGAAGAATACGATAGACTGGGCCGGCCGTCTCGGCGCCGGGGCCGTGGTCCTGCATACCGGAAGGGTGGAGATGAAGGATAGGACCAGGGAACTTGCTTCGGCCGCGGGTGACGCTGTCCTGGAGAAAGAGATACGGGAAGCGATGGCCGGAGAGAGAGAGGAGAAGAAGGGCGGATACCTGGGTAATGTCATAAAGAGCCTCGAAGAGTTGATCCCTTACGCAAAGGGTCCCGGGGTGCGCCTCGGCGTAGAGAACCGCTACTACTACAGAGAGATACCTCTCTTCGACGAATTCGAGACGCTCTTCAAAAGGTTCAGAGTGGGGGACCTCTTTTACTGGCACGACGTCGGCCATGCCCAGGTCTTTGAGAACCTGGGGATCTTGCGGCACGAAGATCTGCTGAAGAAGTTCTCGGGCCGCTTGCTGGGGGTCCATCTCCATGATATAATTAGCCCTATAAGCGACCACCATGCGCCCGGCCGCGGCGAGATCGATTTCAGGATGATAGCGCCGTATATAAAGAGCGGCACAATAAAGGTGATAGAGGCGCACAGGCAGGCCTCGGCGGACGATATCCGCCGGAGCGTCCATTATCTGAAAGAGATGGGTATAGGAGACGGTCGATAG